A single genomic interval of Spirosoma linguale DSM 74 harbors:
- a CDS encoding outer membrane assembly lipoprotein YfiO (TIGRFAM: outer membrane assembly lipoprotein YfiO~KEGG: scl:sce3596 hypothetical protein): protein MQNRHIGKILLGIGVVFLLGSCSPFSKLQKSGSDDAKYKGALEYYKKGDWYRAGLLFEELIPVLKGSNESEMAQFYYAYTQYQQQQYLLSATLFKKFYETFARSEYAQEAMYMYAYSLYKDTPSFNLDQSNTLTATSALQDFINAYPDSKYKEESTKLILELRGKLERKAYEKAKLYYKTSGFNIASYKSAVIAINNFQKDFPDSGYNEELAYLKVDAEFSLAQNSLETKQKERYQEAISYHQAFVDKYPNSQFLKQSERMFETSQKEIDRLDKLEQEREKEKARLKDANRPAKVTAAN, encoded by the coding sequence ATGCAAAACCGTCATATTGGTAAAATCCTGCTAGGGATTGGAGTCGTATTTCTGCTTGGCTCATGCAGCCCATTTTCAAAACTGCAGAAAAGTGGTAGTGATGACGCGAAGTACAAAGGTGCTCTTGAATACTACAAAAAGGGAGATTGGTACCGGGCAGGCCTGTTGTTCGAAGAGTTGATTCCGGTACTGAAGGGTAGTAACGAGTCGGAGATGGCCCAGTTCTATTATGCCTACACGCAGTACCAGCAACAGCAATACCTGCTGAGTGCTACGCTGTTTAAGAAGTTTTATGAGACGTTTGCGCGGTCAGAATATGCACAGGAGGCCATGTATATGTATGCCTACTCGCTTTACAAAGACACGCCTTCGTTCAACCTGGATCAGTCTAACACGCTGACGGCAACATCGGCCCTTCAGGATTTCATAAATGCTTATCCTGACAGCAAATATAAAGAGGAGTCGACCAAGCTGATTCTGGAACTACGTGGAAAGCTGGAGCGTAAAGCCTACGAGAAAGCCAAGCTGTACTACAAAACCAGCGGCTTCAACATTGCTTCTTACAAATCTGCAGTCATTGCCATCAATAACTTCCAGAAGGATTTTCCAGATTCGGGATATAACGAAGAACTGGCTTATCTGAAGGTTGATGCCGAGTTTAGTCTGGCACAGAATAGCCTGGAAACAAAGCAAAAGGAACGTTATCAGGAAGCGATCAGTTATCATCAGGCATTTGTGGACAAATACCCGAACAGCCAGTTCCTTAAGCAGTCGGAGAGGATGTTTGAAACGAGCCAGAAAGAGATTGATCGTCTGGATAAGCTGGAACAGGAACGTGAAAAGGAAAAAGCACGATTAAAAGATGCCAATCGCCCAGCAAAGGTGACAGCAGCAAATTAA
- a CDS encoding GMP synthase - Glutamine amidotransferase domain- like protein (KEGG: scl:sce3772 hypothetical protein), which yields MSLVKIAVLDMNNNHANEGMRCILHIIRNVQGNDNAELVFDVFDVRANNELPDLDYDIYISSGGPGSPMASSDEWESRYFELIDQIFDWNAHNDRKKFVFLICHSFQLVVRHLGLGLLSRRKSTSFGIFPVHKTDEGDSETLLESLPDPFFAVDSRDYQITSPDADRMTEMGAEILCLEKIRPHVLLDRAVMAMRFSPEIIGTQFHPEADNEGMLRYFLQPEKRNHIVLNFGQEKYDDMVSYLQDPDKIPLTESVILPGFLRQAIRSLSSTVEEHEVA from the coding sequence TTTACACATAATTCGAAACGTACAGGGTAACGATAATGCCGAACTGGTATTCGATGTATTTGATGTTCGGGCGAACAACGAACTCCCCGATTTGGACTACGATATTTACATTTCGTCGGGAGGTCCCGGTAGCCCGATGGCCTCATCCGATGAATGGGAAAGTCGATATTTTGAGCTAATTGACCAGATTTTTGATTGGAACGCCCACAATGACAGGAAGAAATTCGTGTTCCTGATCTGCCATTCGTTTCAACTGGTTGTTCGGCACCTCGGCCTGGGTTTGCTCAGCCGTCGCAAGTCAACATCATTTGGTATTTTTCCGGTACACAAAACAGACGAGGGTGATTCGGAAACCTTGCTGGAAAGCTTACCTGATCCATTCTTCGCCGTAGACTCCCGCGATTATCAGATTACCAGTCCCGATGCTGACCGAATGACAGAAATGGGCGCGGAGATCCTGTGTCTGGAGAAAATAAGGCCGCATGTACTGCTCGACCGGGCAGTTATGGCTATGCGGTTTTCTCCCGAGATTATTGGCACGCAGTTCCACCCCGAAGCCGACAATGAGGGGATGCTTCGCTATTTCTTACAACCTGAAAAACGCAATCATATCGTGCTGAATTTTGGCCAGGAGAAATACGATGACATGGTTTCCTACCTTCAGGACCCTGACAAAATACCCCTGACAGAGTCGGTTATTCTTCCCGGGTTTTTGCGTCAGGCCATTCGGTCGTTATCGTCTACCGTCGAAGAGCACGAAGTTGCTTAA
- a CDS encoding OmpA/MotB domain protein (PFAM: OmpA/MotB domain protein; WD40 domain protein beta Propeller~KEGG: hypothetical protein ; K03640 peptidoglycan- associated lipoprotein), with protein MNRIVRFLLLAGLALSSLTVQAQSARLRAANKQFDNLSYVSAVRAYEEFLRTDKKKDAADTRDALIKLGYSYRKLQDTRNAERIYGELVKTYTDLDSEIYLYYAQALAANGKYRDSQKMYSQYGEKQAKDLRGRRFTVSYMDMSRFYQDSSSYRIQNLPINSRQADFSPMYYKGGLVFVSSRDESGVIKRVFNWNQTPFLDLYFHPDTNQLRVPGAGLVNSAVLGGGTETREESGEAASENKALSKAEIFSRTLNTKYHEGPMTFTKDQNVIVFTRNNASKGKSGKSSDGVKKLKLYSAVNKNGKWVDIQELPFNNNEYSVGHPAFSPDDTKLYFVSDMPGGFGGTDIYVVEYTNGQWGNPVNMGKEINTEGNEMFPFAAENGSLYFSSDGHEGLGGLDVFMAELKDGIAYKGVQNVGAPINSEKDDFGFITDKNGASGYFSSNRKKGISDDDIYSFRRTCKQLNILVYDAKSGMPLESADVRILRNGVNQDLRKTNKAGRTDLCLDSNTEYEFRAIKEGFAMNSVRFSTLTQSPKPVLNVSIYLERSENTVVKGVIKTEVNQKPATGVKVTLRNEKDKSEQTVTTGPDGGYEFDVKPNAPYTIIAQKDRYATKKAQYTKTKRKAQVLTDSLGLYGVGDVFQLKNIYYDLNKFFIRADAAQELDHVLEILKEYPQMQIELRSHTDSRATDTYNIRLSESRARAAMDYLVARGISASRLIARGYGESEIINGCIDGVNCTEGEHQQNRRTEFKIVAVQ; from the coding sequence ATGAACCGAATTGTACGTTTCCTGCTACTTGCAGGGTTAGCCTTGTCGAGTCTGACTGTTCAGGCCCAGAGTGCGCGGCTACGAGCGGCAAATAAGCAATTTGATAATCTTAGCTACGTCAGTGCGGTGCGGGCGTATGAAGAATTTCTACGGACAGACAAAAAGAAGGACGCTGCCGATACTCGGGATGCGTTGATCAAACTTGGTTATAGCTACCGTAAGCTGCAGGATACGCGCAATGCCGAGCGTATTTATGGTGAACTTGTAAAAACCTACACTGATTTAGACAGTGAAATCTACCTGTATTATGCGCAGGCGCTGGCGGCTAATGGTAAGTATCGTGACTCGCAGAAAATGTACAGCCAGTACGGAGAGAAGCAGGCTAAGGATTTGCGCGGCCGTCGTTTTACCGTGTCGTATATGGATATGAGTCGATTTTATCAGGACTCTTCTTCCTATCGAATCCAGAATCTTCCGATTAACTCCCGTCAGGCTGATTTTAGTCCAATGTACTACAAAGGAGGACTTGTGTTCGTATCGTCGCGCGATGAATCGGGCGTGATCAAGCGTGTGTTCAACTGGAACCAGACGCCGTTCCTTGATTTGTATTTTCACCCCGATACGAACCAGCTTCGGGTACCCGGAGCCGGTTTGGTTAATTCCGCTGTATTAGGTGGCGGCACCGAAACAAGGGAGGAAAGTGGTGAAGCGGCCAGTGAAAACAAGGCCCTGTCGAAAGCTGAAATCTTCAGCCGGACGCTCAACACCAAATATCACGAAGGGCCAATGACCTTCACCAAAGATCAGAACGTGATTGTCTTTACCCGGAATAACGCCAGCAAGGGTAAGTCGGGGAAAAGCTCGGATGGGGTAAAAAAGCTCAAGCTTTATTCCGCTGTCAATAAGAATGGTAAGTGGGTTGATATACAGGAGTTACCTTTCAACAACAATGAGTATTCGGTAGGTCATCCCGCTTTTTCGCCTGATGATACAAAATTATACTTCGTATCGGATATGCCGGGCGGCTTCGGGGGAACGGATATTTACGTTGTCGAATACACCAATGGCCAATGGGGTAATCCGGTAAACATGGGTAAGGAAATCAATACCGAAGGCAATGAAATGTTTCCGTTTGCCGCCGAAAACGGGAGTCTATATTTCTCCTCCGATGGGCACGAGGGTCTTGGGGGGCTTGATGTATTCATGGCCGAGCTGAAAGATGGAATTGCCTATAAGGGTGTTCAGAACGTCGGTGCTCCCATAAATTCAGAAAAGGATGATTTCGGGTTTATCACCGATAAAAATGGTGCGAGTGGCTACTTCAGCAGCAACCGTAAAAAAGGAATTAGTGATGATGATATTTATTCATTCAGACGGACGTGCAAACAACTCAATATTCTGGTCTACGATGCTAAATCCGGTATGCCGCTCGAAAGTGCTGATGTTCGTATTCTGCGGAATGGCGTAAACCAGGATCTGCGGAAAACGAACAAGGCAGGTCGCACAGACTTGTGCCTAGATTCAAACACGGAATATGAATTTAGGGCTATTAAAGAAGGGTTCGCCATGAACAGCGTTCGCTTTTCAACCCTGACACAGTCGCCAAAACCAGTGCTGAATGTATCAATCTACCTGGAGCGTTCTGAGAATACAGTAGTCAAAGGGGTGATTAAGACGGAGGTGAACCAGAAACCGGCAACGGGTGTGAAAGTGACGCTTCGTAACGAAAAGGATAAGTCGGAACAAACCGTGACAACAGGTCCGGATGGCGGTTATGAGTTTGACGTGAAGCCCAATGCGCCTTATACCATTATAGCGCAGAAGGATCGGTACGCAACTAAAAAGGCCCAGTACACAAAAACGAAACGCAAAGCGCAGGTACTTACCGATTCACTCGGGCTATATGGCGTAGGAGATGTCTTTCAGTTGAAAAATATCTACTATGACCTTAACAAGTTTTTTATTCGTGCTGATGCAGCTCAGGAACTGGATCACGTACTGGAAATTCTGAAAGAATACCCGCAGATGCAGATTGAGCTGCGTTCTCATACCGATTCTCGTGCAACCGATACCTACAACATTAGACTATCGGAAAGCCGCGCCAGGGCTGCTATGGATTACCTGGTAGCGAGAGGTATCTCTGCCAGTCGGTTAATTGCCCGTGGTTATGGCGAATCCGAGATCATAAATGGTTGCATTGATGGGGTAAACTGCACAGAGGGTGAACACCAGCAAAACCGTAGAACTGAATTTAAGATTGTGGCTGTACAATGA
- a CDS encoding short-chain dehydrogenase/reductase SDR (PFAM: short-chain dehydrogenase/reductase SDR; KR domain protein~KEGG: amc:MADE_01007 short chain dehydrogenase), which translates to MEPQQIAASEKAMFDLTGKVAIITGASKGIGEDMARVFAKFGAKVIISSRKQDACDALANDIRAEGGEATGIAAHVGDMTQLQQLVDKSIATYGGIDILVNNAASNPVFGPSLDCDGAAFDKIMQANVKAPFELSKLCYPSMKVRGGGSIIMISSIAGHTPDPGLGMYSVSKASLNMLTKVLAKEWGPDGIRVNAICPGLIKTKFSQALWQNEKILDHFTNRIPIARMGTVDEISPLALFLASSASSYSTGSLFYADGGTVI; encoded by the coding sequence ATGGAACCACAACAGATTGCCGCTTCTGAAAAAGCAATGTTCGACCTTACCGGTAAGGTAGCTATCATAACCGGTGCCAGTAAAGGTATTGGCGAAGACATGGCCCGTGTTTTTGCCAAATTTGGCGCAAAAGTCATCATCAGCAGCCGAAAGCAGGACGCCTGCGACGCACTGGCTAACGATATTCGGGCGGAAGGTGGTGAAGCAACGGGCATTGCTGCCCATGTGGGTGATATGACCCAACTTCAGCAACTGGTAGATAAAAGTATAGCGACCTACGGTGGCATCGACATACTCGTCAACAATGCCGCGTCTAACCCCGTTTTCGGCCCCTCCCTCGATTGCGATGGAGCCGCTTTCGATAAGATCATGCAGGCAAACGTGAAAGCGCCTTTTGAACTGAGTAAACTTTGTTATCCAAGCATGAAAGTGCGTGGTGGTGGGAGCATCATTATGATCAGCAGCATTGCAGGACACACGCCCGACCCCGGTCTAGGTATGTACAGCGTGAGTAAAGCATCGCTCAACATGCTCACCAAAGTGCTGGCAAAGGAATGGGGACCTGATGGTATTCGTGTAAACGCCATCTGCCCCGGTCTGATCAAAACTAAATTCAGTCAGGCCCTCTGGCAGAACGAAAAAATTCTGGATCATTTCACCAATCGTATCCCGATTGCCCGCATGGGAACGGTGGATGAGATAAGTCCACTGGCCCTTTTTCTGGCTTCCAGTGCGTCGTCGTACAGCACCGGAAGTTTATTTTATGCAGATGGTGGTACGGTAATTTAA
- a CDS encoding tRNA(Ile)-lysidine synthetase (TIGRFAM: tRNA(Ile)-lysidine synthetase~PFAM: PP-loop domain protein~KEGG: gme:Gmet_1891 tRNA(Ile)-lysidine synthetase- like) yields MIENGFLGFINDNQLFKPTDRVLLAVSGGIDSMVMAELFYRSGQPFSIAHVNFSMRGAASGADAVFVENKANGYGVPFHSIRFDTKAVAYERGISIQMAARELRYAWFSQLLSEFSYTCLATAHHKNDVLETLLLNLTRGTGLAGLHGILANQNQVVRPLLFATRDQVVAYAIANSLEYREDSSNADVKYARNRIRHHVVPVLAELNPGLWQTLPRTVERLRAAETLMRAELDRSWQEVAEVGGRSILLPHDKLLAQSELLFRLAEWVKPFGFTSDQASLLVACLTQPVGQIFRSATHRITHERNGLLIEPIPQSAEIEVQLTDWPDIPVLVGDRFTLTIDVIERPVDFIIPTEPEVACLDADQLTFPLTIRLWKQGDKIRPIGLNGHKLVSDLLNDLKLSRTEREQTVVLLSGNEIAWVIGRRIAHPFRISSKTRRIGRFTWREA; encoded by the coding sequence ATGATTGAAAACGGATTTTTAGGATTTATTAACGACAATCAACTCTTCAAACCAACCGATCGGGTGCTTCTGGCAGTAAGCGGAGGAATCGATTCGATGGTCATGGCGGAGCTGTTTTACCGGTCTGGTCAACCGTTTTCGATAGCTCACGTTAACTTTAGTATGCGCGGAGCCGCTTCGGGCGCTGATGCTGTTTTTGTTGAAAACAAGGCCAATGGTTACGGGGTTCCGTTTCATTCTATCCGTTTCGATACGAAGGCTGTTGCATATGAGCGGGGTATTTCCATTCAGATGGCTGCCCGTGAACTTCGATATGCCTGGTTTTCTCAACTGCTCAGCGAGTTTTCATACACCTGTCTGGCTACGGCCCATCATAAAAACGACGTTCTCGAAACGCTGCTGCTCAACCTGACGCGCGGCACGGGATTAGCCGGTTTACATGGTATTCTGGCAAACCAAAACCAGGTTGTGCGTCCTTTGTTATTTGCTACCCGTGATCAAGTTGTTGCCTACGCAATAGCTAATAGTCTGGAATACCGGGAGGATAGCTCAAACGCTGATGTTAAATATGCCCGCAACCGAATTCGCCACCATGTTGTGCCCGTCCTGGCCGAGTTGAACCCCGGACTTTGGCAAACGCTGCCTCGAACGGTTGAGCGGTTAAGGGCCGCCGAAACACTCATGAGAGCTGAGCTGGACCGGTCTTGGCAGGAAGTTGCCGAGGTAGGAGGACGTTCTATTCTGCTTCCCCACGACAAGTTACTCGCTCAGTCGGAACTTCTCTTTCGACTAGCGGAATGGGTAAAGCCATTCGGGTTCACGAGCGATCAGGCATCATTGCTGGTTGCCTGCCTTACGCAGCCCGTGGGGCAGATATTTCGGTCGGCCACGCACCGGATAACCCACGAACGAAACGGCTTGCTGATTGAGCCGATCCCCCAGTCCGCAGAGATTGAAGTTCAGCTAACCGACTGGCCGGATATACCCGTTCTGGTCGGAGATCGTTTTACGTTGACGATCGATGTAATTGAAAGGCCGGTTGATTTCATTATTCCGACCGAGCCCGAGGTGGCCTGTCTTGATGCTGACCAGCTAACGTTCCCGCTAACGATTCGTCTCTGGAAACAGGGTGATAAGATTCGTCCTATCGGGTTAAATGGGCATAAACTGGTCAGTGATTTATTGAATGATCTGAAATTGAGCCGGACGGAACGCGAGCAGACCGTTGTCCTTTTATCGGGAAATGAAATTGCCTGGGTTATTGGCCGACGAATAGCGCATCCGTTCCGTATTAGCAGCAAAACCCGTCGAATTGGGCGATTTACGTGGAGAGAAGCCTAA
- a CDS encoding hypothetical protein (KEGG: nha:Nham_0177 OstA-like protein): MIRLLTRFLVAFVLFGSLLVSADLLAQVGTPPAGRPSTPGSAADKVELLPGSDSLVGMNVPGQVVRKIYNNVRFRQKGMLMYCDLAIQNATTNVIEAYGNVQIIQGDTITVRGDTLFYYGNTRQANVRGRVSLRDRKMTLTTAQLDYDMLSGIAHYPTPGRIVDKENVLTSREGYYDTRTKLFTFRQNVRLVNTKGTLTADSLLYNSITRIATFQGPTRITNKDGVLTAVAGQYNTTSGISNFQRRATVETPKYRLTGDSLYYDNVSELGIAKGNVIMVAKDRQAVITGDHVRYNGKAGISRVTGHPVAKSLANEAAKDTLYLRADTLFSFDNKLTNTRRLLGQKNVLLYKSDLQSKCDSLIYDTADSTIYFFKKPIVWSQNKYQMEADSMRAVLKNNRIQTMYLKAKSFVISLDTLKNYNQIKGRTITAFFKTKITSTPLNAATEEPALVASKTNSPRSVSTAATNTVPKRVLTSKSSSPASTTVLNQEQTVLDRVLVDGNGQSLYYAVDDKNKLIGLNHVESSRMNIEFEDNKVGRIRFYGHPDSQLIPPKELTPDVQQLDGFRWREAEKPTKNQVLWLEVPPAEQPVIRKPLKNKNTIKPLAQKLVRKGNN, from the coding sequence ATGATTCGTTTGCTTACCCGTTTTCTTGTCGCTTTCGTCCTCTTTGGTTCGTTACTTGTTTCAGCCGATTTGCTGGCACAGGTTGGCACTCCACCGGCCGGGCGCCCCTCAACGCCTGGTAGCGCAGCCGATAAAGTTGAGCTGCTACCAGGTTCTGACAGTCTGGTAGGGATGAATGTGCCCGGCCAGGTTGTTCGAAAAATATACAATAATGTCCGGTTTCGCCAAAAAGGGATGTTGATGTATTGTGACCTTGCCATTCAAAATGCAACGACCAATGTCATTGAAGCGTATGGCAACGTGCAGATCATTCAGGGCGATACCATTACGGTTCGGGGCGACACGCTGTTTTATTACGGCAACACCCGCCAGGCCAATGTACGGGGTCGGGTAAGCTTGCGCGACCGAAAAATGACGCTTACAACGGCGCAACTCGACTACGACATGCTGTCGGGCATTGCGCACTACCCGACACCCGGCCGTATTGTCGACAAAGAAAACGTACTGACAAGTCGGGAAGGCTATTACGATACCCGTACCAAACTATTCACCTTCCGCCAAAATGTTCGGCTGGTTAATACTAAAGGTACCCTCACGGCCGATTCACTGCTGTACAATTCCATAACCCGAATCGCTACTTTTCAGGGGCCAACGCGCATAACCAATAAAGATGGGGTTCTGACGGCAGTGGCAGGCCAGTACAACACAACTTCCGGCATATCAAATTTCCAGCGGAGAGCCACCGTTGAAACGCCCAAATACCGCCTGACGGGCGATTCCCTCTATTACGACAACGTTTCGGAGTTAGGCATTGCCAAGGGAAATGTGATCATGGTTGCCAAAGACCGGCAGGCCGTCATTACGGGCGATCATGTCCGGTACAATGGAAAGGCCGGCATCTCGCGGGTAACCGGTCACCCCGTTGCCAAAAGTCTGGCCAATGAAGCCGCAAAAGACACACTCTATCTACGGGCCGATACCTTATTTTCTTTTGATAACAAACTAACAAATACCCGCCGGTTACTCGGCCAGAAAAACGTTCTTTTATATAAATCAGACTTACAAAGTAAGTGCGATTCGCTCATCTACGACACGGCAGACTCAACCATTTATTTCTTTAAAAAACCCATTGTCTGGAGTCAGAATAAATACCAGATGGAAGCCGATTCCATGCGGGCGGTGCTTAAAAATAACAGGATTCAAACGATGTACCTGAAGGCAAAATCATTCGTGATTTCCCTCGATACACTGAAGAACTACAACCAGATAAAAGGCCGTACTATAACCGCTTTCTTCAAGACTAAAATCACGTCTACACCCCTGAATGCGGCAACTGAAGAACCGGCCCTGGTTGCATCCAAAACAAATTCTCCACGATCGGTCTCTACCGCTGCAACGAATACTGTCCCTAAACGCGTATTGACGTCAAAAAGCAGTTCACCTGCGTCTACCACAGTACTCAATCAGGAGCAGACAGTACTGGACCGCGTACTCGTAGATGGCAACGGGCAAAGCCTTTATTACGCCGTTGATGATAAGAATAAATTAATTGGTTTGAATCATGTAGAATCGAGCCGAATGAACATTGAATTTGAGGATAATAAGGTTGGGCGAATTCGCTTTTACGGGCATCCGGATTCTCAACTTATTCCGCCGAAAGAATTAACGCCAGACGTGCAGCAACTGGATGGTTTCCGGTGGCGGGAGGCCGAAAAACCAACTAAGAATCAGGTTTTATGGCTTGAAGTACCCCCAGCAGAGCAACCGGTAATTAGAAAACCATTAAAAAATAAGAATACAATTAAACCTTTGGCCCAAAAATTGGTTCGAAAAGGTAATAATTAA
- a CDS encoding conserved hypothetical protein (KEGG: scl:sce4393 hypothetical protein): protein MIKPVRDAFNQAFSPESYRAFLAKVETDFPNQLDFRVAETPIFVPKVLTDKLLQACDDIISVVTRDDFKALTEKAIPTDQRVPNEDEHTQFMAVDFAVCLDEQGELTPQLIEFQGFPSLYCFQPYLASLFRSLYPIPDNLSHLFTVADNAAYLEQLRQMIVGDCQPEEVILLEIYPEKQKTRIDFVLAERYLGIPAVCITKIKKDGRKLFYEKEGRLLQIKRIYNRLIFDDLQNYPDLQTDFHLTDDVDVDWVGHPNWFFRISKYTLPLLKSPFVPASYYLSDLSTYPADLENYVLKPLFSFAGSGVQLNITSEDLDAIPLNQRDGYLLQRKVKYEPVIQSLDGLVKCEIRMLFIWPKEDKRPTLLTNLSRLSRGEMIGVNFNKNKDWVGGSVCFFEK from the coding sequence ATGATCAAGCCTGTCAGAGACGCCTTTAATCAAGCCTTTAGCCCGGAGAGCTACCGGGCTTTTTTGGCTAAAGTTGAAACCGATTTCCCCAACCAATTGGATTTTCGGGTGGCCGAAACCCCCATCTTCGTCCCCAAAGTTTTAACCGATAAGCTATTGCAGGCTTGCGACGATATTATTTCTGTCGTCACCCGCGATGATTTTAAAGCCCTGACGGAGAAGGCCATTCCAACTGACCAACGCGTGCCGAATGAAGATGAGCATACGCAGTTTATGGCTGTCGATTTTGCTGTTTGTCTGGATGAGCAGGGCGAGTTGACTCCTCAGCTAATTGAATTTCAGGGATTTCCGTCTCTGTATTGCTTTCAGCCCTATTTAGCAAGTCTGTTTCGTAGTTTATACCCCATTCCGGATAACCTCTCGCATCTGTTCACAGTTGCCGATAATGCGGCTTATCTGGAGCAGTTACGGCAGATGATTGTAGGTGATTGCCAACCGGAAGAGGTTATACTGTTAGAGATTTATCCAGAGAAACAGAAAACGCGTATTGATTTTGTTCTGGCAGAGAGATACTTAGGCATCCCGGCGGTTTGTATCACCAAAATCAAAAAAGACGGGCGGAAACTGTTTTATGAAAAAGAGGGCCGCCTACTTCAGATCAAACGAATTTACAACCGTCTGATTTTCGATGATCTGCAAAACTACCCTGATCTCCAGACTGATTTCCACCTCACCGACGATGTCGATGTCGACTGGGTGGGGCACCCAAACTGGTTTTTCCGGATTAGTAAATACACCTTGCCTTTACTGAAGAGTCCGTTCGTGCCAGCCAGCTATTATCTGTCTGACTTAAGCACCTATCCTGCCGATCTGGAAAATTACGTCTTGAAGCCCTTGTTTTCCTTTGCAGGTAGTGGCGTTCAACTCAACATTACTTCCGAGGATCTCGACGCGATACCCTTGAATCAACGAGATGGCTATCTACTCCAGCGCAAGGTCAAGTATGAACCAGTCATTCAATCGCTGGACGGGCTGGTAAAATGTGAAATCCGAATGCTGTTTATCTGGCCTAAAGAAGACAAGCGCCCCACGTTACTGACCAACCTAAGCCGCCTGAGCCGGGGTGAAATGATTGGGGTCAACTTCAACAAGAACAAAGATTGGGTAGGCGGTTCGGTCTGTTTCTTCGAGAAATAA